A section of the Cryobacterium soli genome encodes:
- a CDS encoding PadR family transcriptional regulator, with protein MRIEKDLVAAAATPLVLGILMEGDLYGYAILKRVGELSGGSLQWTDGMLYPLLHRLERLGYVTSLWATSDAGRRRKHYAITEAGRQQLAERQEQWTVVADALRQVWQTVPRPSAVTEGWA; from the coding sequence ATGCGCATCGAGAAAGACCTGGTCGCCGCGGCCGCCACCCCGCTGGTGCTGGGGATCCTGATGGAGGGTGACCTCTATGGGTACGCCATCCTCAAGCGGGTCGGCGAGCTCTCCGGTGGCAGCCTGCAGTGGACCGACGGCATGCTCTACCCCCTGCTGCACAGACTTGAACGGCTCGGCTACGTCACCTCACTCTGGGCTACTTCCGACGCCGGTCGCCGGCGTAAGCACTACGCCATCACGGAGGCCGGTCGGCAGCAGCTGGCCGAGCGCCAGGAGCAGTGGACCGTGGTGGCCGATGCCCTGCGCCAGGTGTGGCAGACCGTGCCCCGACCGTCCGCCGTGACGGAGGGGTGGGCCTGA
- a CDS encoding esterase-like activity of phytase family protein, translating into MTFSRPARRITFIAAAAVMASCVVVAPALAAAGTPAAAPTTSAFHRTATYPVYLNAPGGVSPADTTAAEISGVTDDGKTVIYTDAPGKRIGFLDISDVNKPVGAGSISLADLGHADDQPTSVAVYGDYVLVVIDESGGDFVSPSGRLDVIRISDRTLVTSIDLAGQPDSIAISADDTFAAIAIENQRDESATPTGGKKGDLPQLPAGFVQVIDLNSDPTTWVATPVPFVASDGSALPSFTAAGLDSPTDPEPEYVTINSANQLAVTLQENNGIVLVDLPSRAITKVFSAGTATVTGIDTKKDKVINLTGSITNVPREPDSIAWVDDTHLATANEGDWKGGSRGWTIFDATTGAVAWDAGNSFEHLAVAGGLYADSRADKKGSEPEGLMVSTIDGTRYGFVASERSNFVAVYDLTDPVNPVYQQMVFATNGPEGLLAVPSRNLLVASSETDDASVGVRASVALYELGDGGSTAGQPSIVSDDVDGLPIGWVALGALSAKPGDTDHVYTASDSALSPSTIFTVDVTATPARIDSSLVVTENGKPAVFDIEGLHAREQGGFWLAAEGVTGAGNLLYRTDADGAVQETVALPTDISAHISKWGYEGVTATTDADGNEELYVVIQRPLWTDPADPTATVDGDGVTRIGRYDVTEKTWTWFGYQLEADAGGSDWMGLSEIVAVDENTLAVIERDKLNGPAAAVKRIYTVTLPATDPATGVLPILPKKLAYDVLPDLEATNGWTQEKLEGLTIGADKNVYAVTDNDGLKDATGETVFLKLGTAADVFGLVAPTPTSTPTPDPTAEPTATPTATPEPTSTPEPTATPTPTATPEPTPTATPTPTVTPEPTATPEPTPTPTATPEPTATPEPTATPEPTATPTATPTPTPTGTAVPTPVPSDIGTAPSVALGDSDLRVTAGSAVGISGRGFAADTALTVTLHSTPVRLASITTDADGAYAARVTIPASTEAGAHRIVVTAANGDSAEIAFTVVAAGSGSSLANTGVGFLTPMLGGAFALLAAGAGALFLRRRQQA; encoded by the coding sequence ATGACTTTTTCGAGACCAGCCCGCCGCATCACTTTCATCGCGGCGGCAGCTGTCATGGCCAGCTGCGTGGTCGTCGCCCCGGCGCTCGCCGCGGCCGGCACCCCGGCCGCGGCGCCCACCACCTCAGCGTTCCACCGCACCGCCACCTACCCGGTGTACCTCAACGCGCCTGGCGGCGTCAGCCCCGCCGACACCACCGCCGCCGAGATCTCCGGCGTCACCGATGACGGCAAGACCGTCATCTATACGGATGCCCCGGGCAAGCGCATCGGCTTCCTCGACATCTCCGACGTGAACAAGCCTGTCGGCGCCGGCAGCATCTCGCTGGCCGATCTCGGCCACGCCGACGACCAGCCCACCTCCGTGGCCGTCTACGGCGACTACGTGCTCGTGGTCATCGACGAGAGCGGCGGCGACTTCGTCTCGCCGTCCGGCCGGCTCGACGTGATCCGCATCAGCGACCGCACCCTGGTCACGAGCATCGACCTGGCCGGCCAGCCCGACTCGATCGCCATCAGCGCCGACGACACATTCGCGGCCATCGCCATCGAGAACCAGCGCGACGAGTCGGCCACCCCGACCGGTGGCAAGAAGGGCGACCTGCCCCAGCTGCCCGCCGGGTTCGTTCAGGTGATCGACCTCAACTCCGACCCCACCACCTGGGTGGCCACCCCGGTGCCGTTCGTGGCATCCGACGGCTCGGCACTGCCCTCGTTCACGGCGGCCGGCCTCGACTCGCCCACCGACCCCGAGCCCGAGTACGTGACCATCAACAGCGCCAACCAGCTGGCGGTCACCCTGCAGGAGAACAACGGCATCGTGCTCGTCGACCTGCCCAGCCGGGCCATCACCAAGGTCTTCAGCGCCGGCACCGCCACCGTGACCGGGATCGACACCAAGAAGGACAAGGTGATCAACCTCACCGGCTCGATCACCAACGTTCCGCGCGAACCCGACTCCATCGCCTGGGTGGACGACACCCACCTGGCCACCGCCAACGAGGGCGACTGGAAGGGCGGCAGCCGCGGCTGGACCATCTTCGACGCCACGACGGGCGCCGTGGCCTGGGATGCCGGGAACTCCTTCGAGCACCTGGCCGTGGCCGGCGGCCTCTACGCCGACAGCCGCGCCGACAAGAAGGGCAGCGAACCCGAGGGCCTGATGGTCTCCACCATCGACGGCACCCGCTACGGATTCGTCGCCTCAGAGCGCAGCAACTTCGTGGCCGTTTACGACCTCACCGACCCGGTGAACCCGGTCTACCAGCAGATGGTGTTCGCCACCAACGGGCCCGAGGGCCTGCTCGCGGTGCCCAGCCGCAACCTGCTCGTCGCCTCGAGCGAGACCGACGACGCTAGTGTCGGCGTGCGCGCATCCGTCGCCCTGTACGAGCTCGGCGACGGCGGCAGCACGGCGGGCCAGCCGAGCATCGTCTCGGACGATGTCGACGGCCTGCCGATCGGCTGGGTAGCGCTCGGCGCGCTGAGCGCCAAGCCCGGTGACACCGACCACGTCTACACGGCCAGCGATTCGGCCCTGTCGCCCAGCACCATCTTCACGGTCGACGTCACGGCCACCCCCGCGCGCATCGACTCCAGCCTGGTCGTCACCGAGAACGGCAAGCCGGCCGTCTTCGACATCGAGGGCCTGCACGCCCGCGAGCAGGGCGGCTTCTGGCTCGCCGCCGAGGGCGTCACCGGTGCCGGCAACCTGCTGTACCGCACGGATGCCGACGGCGCCGTTCAGGAGACCGTGGCCCTGCCCACCGACATCTCCGCGCACATCTCCAAGTGGGGCTACGAGGGCGTGACCGCGACGACGGACGCGGACGGGAACGAAGAGCTGTACGTCGTCATCCAGCGCCCGCTGTGGACCGACCCGGCCGACCCCACCGCCACGGTGGACGGCGACGGCGTGACCCGCATCGGCCGGTACGACGTGACCGAGAAGACGTGGACCTGGTTCGGCTACCAGCTGGAGGCCGACGCCGGCGGAAGCGACTGGATGGGCCTGTCCGAGATCGTGGCCGTGGACGAGAACACCCTCGCCGTGATCGAGCGGGACAAGCTCAACGGCCCGGCAGCCGCCGTCAAGCGCATCTACACCGTGACCCTGCCGGCCACGGATCCCGCCACTGGTGTGCTGCCGATACTGCCCAAGAAGCTCGCCTATGACGTGCTGCCCGACCTCGAGGCCACCAACGGCTGGACCCAGGAGAAGCTCGAGGGCCTCACCATCGGCGCCGACAAGAACGTCTACGCGGTCACCGACAATGACGGCCTGAAGGACGCGACCGGCGAGACGGTGTTCCTCAAGCTGGGCACCGCAGCCGATGTGTTCGGGCTCGTCGCGCCGACGCCGACCTCAACCCCGACGCCGGACCCGACCGCCGAGCCCACTGCGACGCCGACCGCAACTCCGGAGCCCACTTCGACGCCGGAGCCCACCGCCACGCCGACCCCGACCGCGACGCCGGAGCCGACGCCGACCGCCACGCCGACCCCGACCGTGACGCCGGAGCCGACTGCGACGCCGGAGCCGACGCCGACGCCGACCGCTACGCCGGAGCCGACCGCCACGCCGGAGCCGACCGCGACGCCGGAGCCTACTGCGACACCGACCGCCACCCCGACCCCGACCCCGACTGGCACGGCCGTGCCCACTCCGGTGCCGAGCGACATCGGCACCGCGCCATCCGTGGCGCTGGGTGACTCCGACCTGCGGGTCACCGCCGGCAGTGCCGTCGGCATCTCCGGGCGCGGCTTCGCGGCCGACACCGCACTCACGGTGACGCTGCACTCCACCCCGGTGCGGCTCGCCTCGATCACGACCGACGCGGATGGCGCCTACGCCGCCCGGGTCACCATCCCGGCGAGCACGGAGGCGGGGGCACACCGCATCGTGGTGACCGCAGCCAACGGTGACAGCGCCGAGATCGCCTTCACGGTGGTCGCGGCGGGGTCGGGGTCCTCCCTGGCCAACACCGGCGTCGGATTCCTCACCCCGATGCTCGGCGGCGCCTTCGCGCTTCTGGCCGCCGGAGCCGGCGCCCTGTTCCTGCGCCGCCGCCAGCAGGCCTAA
- a CDS encoding 5'-3' exonuclease, with product MLLDTAALYFRAFHGVPDTVVAPGGEPVNAVRGLLDMIARLTTEFRPTEIVACWDDDWRPQWRVDLIPTYKTHRVAAAPADAEPATDADSAIETVPDLLSPQVPVIREVLAALGIPVVGAAHHEADDVIGTLASHSDIPVDVVTGDRDLFQLVDDSRDVRVIYTGRGMARLEILTDASLTAKTGVTPAQYADFAAMRGDASDGLPGVAGVGEKTAATLLAEFGDLDGIVAAAADPTVKLSASVRAKIVAAADYLLVAPKVVNVVRDLQLPAFDARIRPATPEQLADLERLASRWGLGSALTRAQEALAAASSSSS from the coding sequence ATGCTGCTCGATACCGCCGCCCTGTATTTCCGCGCCTTCCACGGGGTGCCCGATACCGTCGTCGCGCCGGGCGGCGAGCCCGTGAATGCCGTGCGCGGGTTGCTCGACATGATCGCCCGGCTCACCACCGAGTTCCGGCCCACCGAGATCGTGGCCTGTTGGGACGACGACTGGCGCCCGCAGTGGCGGGTCGACCTGATCCCCACCTACAAGACCCACCGGGTGGCCGCTGCGCCCGCCGATGCCGAGCCGGCGACGGATGCCGACTCCGCGATCGAGACCGTGCCCGACCTGCTCAGCCCGCAGGTGCCGGTCATCCGTGAGGTGCTCGCCGCTCTCGGCATCCCGGTGGTCGGCGCCGCCCACCACGAGGCCGATGACGTGATCGGCACCCTGGCCTCGCACTCCGACATCCCGGTGGATGTGGTCACCGGCGACCGCGACCTGTTCCAGCTCGTCGACGACAGCCGCGACGTGCGGGTGATCTACACCGGTCGCGGCATGGCTCGGCTCGAGATCCTCACGGATGCGTCGCTGACGGCCAAGACCGGGGTAACCCCGGCGCAGTACGCCGACTTCGCGGCCATGCGCGGCGACGCCTCCGACGGGTTGCCCGGTGTGGCCGGGGTGGGCGAGAAGACCGCGGCAACCCTGCTGGCCGAGTTCGGCGACCTCGACGGCATCGTCGCGGCCGCGGCCGACCCCACGGTGAAGCTGAGCGCGTCGGTGCGGGCGAAGATCGTGGCCGCCGCCGACTACCTGCTCGTGGCGCCGAAGGTGGTGAATGTGGTGCGCGACCTGCAGCTGCCGGCGTTCGACGCCCGCATCCGCCCGGCGACGCCCGAGCAACTGGCCGACCTCGAGCGTCTCGCCTCCCGCTGGGGCCTGGGCTCCGCCCTCACCCGAGCCCAGGAGGCCCTCGCCGCCGCATCCTCTTCCTCCTCCTAA
- a CDS encoding ABC transporter permease: protein MARHNLRTVIGFEVGRTLSKRRFWITTLLVPIGIAIVMTLMIIGNTSAASTADAQADAAITFTYSDASGYVDPAVASKMGGTAVTDDAAAIAAVKAGTEDAHFVYPTDPSADAVQVSGVDKGLFGNGAYDAVATQLLVLSAQNEIGDPALAELARGNVSVDATTYADGEKAAGFMGVIPPLIYVVVFFLVFTLLSNQMLTSTLEEKENRVTEMILTTLNPTTLITGKIISLFIVGFTQVLVFLAPVAIAYAFFRDSLNIPELDFSALTFDPVQMIVGALLAIGGFALFTGTLVAIGAIMPTAKDAGSLSAVLIILLIMPLYAVSSIVSSPHSFVVQVFTYFPYSAPLTAMLRNAFGTLNGWEAAVIIIELFLLAALVLQLAVRLFRYGSIQYTSRVSLKTVFARTRSDVAPTV from the coding sequence ATGGCCCGGCACAACCTCCGCACGGTCATCGGATTCGAGGTCGGTCGCACGCTCAGCAAGCGCCGGTTCTGGATCACCACCCTGCTGGTGCCGATCGGCATCGCCATCGTGATGACCCTCATGATCATCGGCAACACCTCGGCCGCGAGCACCGCAGATGCCCAGGCCGACGCCGCTATCACGTTCACCTACAGCGACGCATCCGGCTACGTCGACCCGGCGGTGGCGTCGAAGATGGGCGGCACGGCGGTGACGGATGACGCGGCCGCGATCGCCGCCGTGAAGGCGGGCACCGAAGACGCCCACTTCGTGTACCCGACCGACCCGAGCGCTGACGCCGTGCAGGTGTCCGGCGTCGACAAGGGACTTTTCGGCAACGGGGCCTACGACGCCGTGGCCACGCAGCTGCTCGTGCTGAGCGCGCAGAACGAGATCGGGGATCCGGCGTTGGCCGAGCTGGCCAGGGGCAACGTCTCGGTGGACGCCACCACGTACGCCGACGGTGAGAAGGCCGCCGGCTTCATGGGCGTGATCCCGCCGCTGATCTACGTCGTGGTCTTCTTCCTTGTGTTCACCCTGCTCTCGAACCAGATGCTCACGAGCACCCTGGAGGAGAAGGAGAACCGGGTCACCGAGATGATCCTCACCACCCTCAACCCCACCACCCTGATCACGGGCAAGATCATCTCGTTGTTCATCGTCGGGTTCACCCAGGTTCTTGTGTTCCTGGCGCCCGTAGCCATCGCCTACGCCTTCTTCCGCGACTCGCTCAACATCCCGGAGCTGGACTTCTCGGCGCTCACCTTCGACCCGGTGCAGATGATCGTGGGAGCGTTGCTGGCCATCGGCGGGTTCGCCCTGTTCACCGGCACGCTGGTGGCCATCGGGGCGATCATGCCCACGGCCAAAGACGCGGGCAGCCTGTCGGCTGTGCTGATCATCCTGCTGATCATGCCGTTGTACGCGGTCTCGTCGATCGTCTCGAGTCCGCACAGCTTCGTGGTGCAGGTGTTCACCTACTTCCCGTATTCGGCGCCGCTCACTGCGATGCTGCGGAACGCATTCGGCACCTTGAACGGGTGGGAGGCGGCCGTGATCATCATCGAGCTGTTCCTGCTCGCCGCACTCGTGCTCCAGCTGGCCGTGCGGCTCTTCCGGTACGGGTCGATCCAGTACACCAGCCGGGTGTCGCTGAAGACGGTGTTCGCGCGCACCCGCTCGGACGTGGCGCCGACCGTCTGA
- a CDS encoding DUF6328 family protein: protein MTDSFSPLPEEPDAAHDGRDETVTERLDRNWNELLQELRVIQTGTQILTGFLLAAVFQSRFDELDDFQRDTYLVLVVTSILTTLVGLAPVSLHRVLFRRQAKGTIVRYTNRFVEVTLAGVAITVAGIGLLIFDLVLGRAWGIAFAGFIFVVVVVIWIVVPRLIRRGM, encoded by the coding sequence ATGACCGATTCCTTTTCTCCGCTTCCGGAGGAGCCTGACGCGGCCCACGACGGCCGGGACGAAACCGTCACCGAACGGTTGGACCGCAACTGGAACGAGTTGCTGCAGGAGTTGCGCGTCATCCAGACCGGCACTCAGATTCTCACGGGCTTCCTGCTGGCCGCGGTGTTCCAGTCCCGGTTCGACGAGCTCGACGACTTCCAGCGCGACACCTACCTGGTGCTGGTGGTCACCTCCATTCTCACGACGCTGGTCGGCCTGGCGCCCGTGAGCCTGCACCGGGTGCTGTTCCGCCGGCAGGCCAAGGGCACGATCGTGCGGTACACCAACCGCTTCGTGGAGGTCACGCTGGCCGGGGTCGCCATCACGGTCGCCGGCATCGGCCTGTTGATCTTCGACCTGGTGCTCGGCCGGGCCTGGGGCATCGCGTTCGCCGGGTTCATCTTCGTGGTGGTGGTGGTGATCTGGATCGTGGTGCCGCGGCTCATCCGTCGCGGCATGTAG
- the arr gene encoding NAD(+)--rifampin ADP-ribosyltransferase, giving the protein MSAEPIPFEVHESGALFHGTKAELAVGDLLLPGRQSNFGAGRTANHVYVTATLDAATWGAELAAGEGRGHIYIVEPLGAVEDDPNVTDKKFPGNPTRSYRTREPVKVIGELTDWVGHTPAQLQAMRDGLAALERNGGAVIYD; this is encoded by the coding sequence ATGAGTGCTGAACCGATACCGTTCGAGGTGCACGAATCCGGCGCGCTGTTCCACGGCACCAAGGCAGAGCTGGCGGTAGGCGACCTACTGCTCCCAGGCCGGCAGTCGAACTTCGGCGCGGGACGCACCGCGAATCATGTCTACGTGACCGCGACCCTGGATGCGGCGACCTGGGGCGCCGAGCTGGCCGCCGGCGAGGGCCGCGGCCACATCTATATCGTCGAACCGCTCGGCGCGGTCGAAGACGACCCCAATGTGACCGACAAGAAGTTTCCCGGCAACCCGACCCGGTCGTACCGCACCCGCGAGCCCGTGAAGGTGATCGGCGAGCTCACGGACTGGGTGGGGCACACGCCCGCGCAGCTGCAGGCCATGCGGGACGGCCTCGCCGCGCTCGAGCGCAACGGCGGCGCGGTCATCTACGACTGA
- a CDS encoding permease prefix domain 1-containing protein encodes MPLHDDLEAQIDRWRGYVQRRQAIGAADVEELEDHLREQIEDLLGTGLDHDEAFLVAIKRLGNLDAVSREFAREHSDRLWKQLVLVPDEPDTRTRARRELAVVLGFAVGAGLAVKAGLLWSAGDWAGGDTGLVRNLGLLVFPFLAGYFAWKRRLTASVLVTLALSFGLLAVVLNVYPFGTGQYSEFGSTEVLAALHAPVLLWVLVGVAYVGGRWRSDARRMDFVRFTGELAIYYTLLALGGGVLIGLTVAVLQAVGVDPGPVLAEWILPFAVPGALVVAAWLVEAKQNVVENIAPVLTRVFTPLTILMLLAMLTVLATAGGLGEIDRDLLILMDAILILVLSLLLYSISARDSLARPGLFDALQLVLVVVAIAVDAVMLTAMLARITEFGFSPNKIAALGLNLLLLVHLLRSAWLTIGFLRGRRTFAALERWQTRYLPVYGVWALIVVVVFPPVFAFA; translated from the coding sequence ATGCCCCTGCACGACGACCTCGAAGCCCAGATCGATCGTTGGCGCGGCTATGTGCAGCGCCGCCAAGCGATCGGCGCCGCCGACGTGGAGGAGCTGGAAGACCACCTGCGCGAGCAGATCGAAGACCTGCTCGGCACCGGGCTCGATCACGACGAGGCATTCCTCGTGGCGATCAAGCGGCTGGGCAACCTCGATGCCGTCTCCCGGGAATTCGCCCGCGAGCACTCCGACCGGCTGTGGAAGCAACTTGTGCTCGTGCCCGACGAACCCGACACCCGCACGCGGGCCCGGCGCGAACTCGCCGTGGTGCTCGGCTTCGCCGTGGGCGCGGGCCTGGCGGTCAAGGCCGGCCTCCTCTGGTCGGCCGGCGACTGGGCCGGCGGCGACACCGGCCTGGTCCGCAACCTCGGCCTGCTCGTCTTCCCCTTCCTGGCCGGCTACTTCGCCTGGAAGCGCCGGCTCACTGCGTCGGTGTTGGTCACGCTGGCACTGTCGTTCGGCCTGCTCGCGGTGGTGCTCAACGTCTACCCGTTCGGCACCGGCCAGTACAGCGAATTCGGGTCCACCGAGGTGCTCGCCGCCCTGCACGCCCCGGTGCTGCTCTGGGTACTGGTCGGGGTGGCCTACGTGGGTGGCCGGTGGCGCTCCGATGCCCGGCGGATGGACTTCGTGCGCTTCACCGGCGAGCTCGCCATCTACTACACGCTGCTCGCCCTCGGCGGAGGGGTGCTGATCGGGCTCACTGTCGCGGTGCTGCAGGCGGTGGGCGTGGACCCTGGCCCGGTCCTGGCCGAGTGGATCCTGCCGTTCGCCGTGCCCGGCGCGCTGGTGGTGGCGGCGTGGCTGGTGGAGGCCAAGCAGAACGTGGTGGAGAACATCGCCCCGGTACTCACCCGGGTGTTCACGCCGCTCACGATCCTGATGCTGCTGGCCATGCTCACTGTGCTGGCCACTGCAGGCGGCCTGGGCGAGATCGACCGCGATCTGCTCATCCTCATGGACGCGATCCTGATCCTCGTGCTCAGCCTGCTGCTGTACTCCATCTCGGCCCGCGACTCCCTGGCCCGCCCGGGCCTGTTCGACGCCTTGCAGCTGGTGCTCGTGGTCGTGGCCATCGCGGTAGACGCCGTGATGCTCACCGCGATGCTGGCCCGCATCACCGAATTCGGCTTCAGCCCCAACAAGATCGCCGCTCTTGGCCTCAACCTGCTCCTGCTGGTGCACCTGCTGCGCTCGGCCTGGCTCACGATCGGGTTCCTGCGCGGACGCCGTACGTTCGCCGCGCTCGAGCGCTGGCAGACCCGCTACCTGCCGGTCTACGGGGTATGGGCGCTGATCGTCGTCGTGGTCTTCCCCCCGGTGTTCGCCTTCGCCTGA
- a CDS encoding ABC transporter ATP-binding protein, producing the protein MDFASTTVIEDLSFDVRRGETFGFLGSNGSGKTTTLRALLGIYLPSAGVLHIDGRPFTPEAGSRLGYLPEERGLYKKESVIAVMAYFGALKGLSKKTATAWSMDYLERVGLADKAKTRVDKLSGGQQQKVQLGVTIMNDPELLILDEPTKGFDPVNRRLLMDIIEEQKRNGATVLMVTHQMEEVERLCDRVILLKNGRAEAYGTIPEVQNQYGGTMIRMSYSGDIPASAHYDISTRDRNYAELTLTDSTDEALILRDLVAAGVLVRSFATSKLSLDEIFVSVYGEQNEMAAR; encoded by the coding sequence ATGGACTTCGCCAGCACCACTGTCATCGAGGACCTCTCCTTCGATGTGCGGCGCGGCGAGACGTTCGGGTTTCTCGGCTCCAACGGGTCGGGAAAGACGACCACCCTGCGCGCGCTGCTCGGAATCTATCTCCCCAGTGCGGGGGTGCTGCACATCGACGGCCGCCCGTTCACCCCGGAAGCCGGCAGCCGGCTGGGCTATCTCCCCGAGGAACGCGGACTGTATAAGAAGGAGTCCGTCATCGCCGTCATGGCGTATTTCGGCGCCCTCAAGGGGCTGAGCAAGAAAACGGCGACCGCCTGGTCGATGGACTACCTCGAGCGGGTCGGTCTGGCCGACAAGGCCAAGACCCGGGTCGACAAGCTCTCGGGCGGGCAGCAGCAGAAGGTGCAGCTGGGCGTCACGATCATGAACGACCCCGAACTGCTCATCCTCGACGAACCCACCAAGGGGTTCGACCCGGTCAACCGGCGTCTGCTCATGGACATCATCGAGGAACAGAAACGTAACGGCGCCACCGTGCTCATGGTCACGCACCAGATGGAGGAGGTGGAACGCCTCTGCGACCGCGTGATCCTGCTCAAGAACGGACGCGCGGAGGCCTACGGAACGATCCCCGAGGTGCAGAACCAGTACGGCGGAACCATGATCCGAATGAGCTACTCCGGTGACATCCCGGCATCGGCGCACTACGACATCAGCACCCGTGACCGCAACTACGCCGAACTCACCCTCACCGACAGCACCGACGAAGCTCTCATCCTGCGCGACCTGGTCGCCGCCGGAGTGCTGGTGCGCAGCTTCGCCACCAGCAAGCTCTCGCTGGACGAGATCTTCGTGAGCGTCTATGGCGAACAAAACGAAATGGCGGCACGCTGA
- a CDS encoding pyridoxal phosphate-dependent aminotransferase, protein MPQISSTARSVPGSGIRRIFELAADLPDVIQLSVGEPEERVAPHILDAGARAWRNDATNYTPNSGLLLLRSAIVSKLGEFNGYAVDEDQVHITAGGSQALHMAMLLTLDAGDEILIPDPGYATFSMASRLVGAIPVPYRLTAEHAFRPRIDDLEQLVSPRTRVLLINSPSNPLGVVFEPEVLRELLDFAARHDLWVISDEVYEYFTFHGGYTSVASLDPNDRVFSVYSLSKTYGLTGGRIGYLVTPPGVAGTFRAAQEAIVSCVNTPAQLAALAAIEGDQSAVADAREHYSRNLAAAGAALDARGIEYYRPDGAFYLWINVSYCSNGNVAQWAEEFLLSQRVAVAPGSAFGAGGEGWIRICAAGQRKPLLTALSRLPAV, encoded by the coding sequence ATGCCCCAGATTTCGTCCACGGCGCGGTCGGTTCCCGGGTCGGGCATCCGCCGCATCTTCGAGCTCGCCGCCGACCTGCCCGACGTGATCCAGCTCAGCGTGGGCGAGCCCGAGGAACGCGTCGCGCCGCACATTCTCGATGCGGGCGCCCGAGCGTGGCGGAACGACGCCACCAACTACACCCCCAACAGCGGTCTGCTGCTGCTCCGGAGCGCTATCGTGAGCAAGCTCGGCGAGTTCAACGGGTATGCCGTGGACGAAGACCAGGTGCACATCACGGCCGGCGGGTCGCAGGCCCTGCACATGGCCATGCTCCTCACCCTCGACGCGGGCGACGAGATCCTCATTCCCGACCCGGGTTACGCCACCTTCTCCATGGCTTCGAGGCTCGTCGGCGCCATTCCGGTGCCGTACCGGCTCACGGCCGAGCACGCCTTCCGGCCGCGGATCGATGACCTCGAACAGCTGGTGAGCCCACGCACCCGGGTGCTGCTGATCAACAGCCCGTCCAATCCGCTCGGCGTCGTCTTCGAGCCGGAGGTGCTGCGGGAACTGCTCGACTTCGCCGCCCGGCACGACCTCTGGGTGATCAGCGACGAGGTCTACGAGTACTTCACCTTCCACGGCGGCTACACGAGCGTGGCGAGCCTGGACCCGAACGACCGGGTGTTCAGCGTCTACTCGCTCTCCAAGACCTATGGCCTCACGGGCGGCCGGATCGGCTATCTGGTGACCCCGCCCGGCGTGGCCGGCACCTTCCGGGCGGCGCAAGAGGCGATCGTCAGCTGCGTGAACACCCCGGCGCAGCTCGCCGCCCTGGCCGCGATCGAGGGCGACCAGTCGGCGGTCGCGGATGCCCGGGAGCACTACAGCAGAAACCTCGCGGCGGCCGGTGCTGCGCTGGATGCCCGCGGCATCGAGTACTACCGCCCCGACGGGGCGTTCTACCTCTGGATCAACGTCTCGTACTGTTCGAACGGGAACGTCGCCCAGTGGGCCGAGGAGTTCCTGCTCAGCCAGCGGGTGGCGGTGGCGCCCGGTTCGGCCTTCGGCGCCGGCGGGGAGGGCTGGATCAGGATCTGCGCCGCTGGCCAGCGCAAACCGCTGCTCACCGCGCTGTCCCGGCTGCCTGCCGTCTAA